The genomic region ACAGAGATTCAACAGCTCTTCATCTCTATGGAAGGAGCACAAGGaattcatcatcatcctcttcttcaTCTGGGTCTGAATCAATAGATTTTGATCCTAGGGAACTGGGTCAAGAGCAGTGCTTTTCTTCAGCAAGGGAGAAATCTCTAGATTTGAAGGTAAGTTAATGATATCGGACTTTTACAATTCATAATTTTGATTGTGGTAGATTTTAGATTAGATTGTGTAAgagtttttaattcaaaattttgaattgcaATCCATCATCCATTATCACAATTATAAAAAATCAGAAAGAAAGActtgaaattatgttttagttaatATAGTTCTGCAGTGAGTATGGGGATTTATTTTCATGGATATTGATCTGCCATTGTATTCTTATAGTTCTGAAATATTGCACGATTCTTGTGGTGCAGAGTGGAGAAGTCTATTACCCGAGCTCAGAAGAAGCAACTGAAACAAGCTCTGAGGTCTTTTCAATTCAGGAGAGTTCAAAATTCAGCTccattgaagaagaagatgaaaatgaagGTAGGCTAGATCTTACGATGAACTTATGCATCTCAAAAACTTTTAAATCTGcaatcaaaatgaatgatgatattgcTACAGAAGAAGCTGAGTCTGCCGCCATGAAGCTTGTTGGGTGCCTCACATGTTTAACGTATTTCATGGTGTCTGCTCAAGATCTCAAGTGTCCAAAGTGCAAAGGTTCTTCACTGCTAGATTTTCCTGAATAATTCTTTAGAGAGtacatttctttttttgtttttgctgTTCCCATATTGGTTATTTATTACCAGGGGGGAGGTGCTAGGCCGACATGGCCAaacttgaaagcattttatcattTGATCATTTTATATGATCCCATTTCTCTATTCAGATGGATTTGAGCTTTGAATTGAATAAAATGTGGGCTTGATTTTTTGAATTGAGTAAATTCAAAAGGGACTCATTAACATAATGGTAATTGGTCGGTGGTGGATTTGGAAGGTGGCCATTTGTTCTCTTTCTGTTATTAAATAATTCAGTAAATGAGAATAAATCATACTGGTCACCTGTCAATTGTTTTCATTCTCTATGAGGAGATAACCCTATTTATTACTATGGGGAATAGACTATCATTACAATTTTAATGTGATGCGTCaattcttcaacctgctgtaaaTGGTAAAgataaatctcaaaacttagaataGCTAATGCATGCATATGATCTGTAATTATTTATTCAGAGGTCATTAAAACAATTACCAATGCTTAGTTTAAATTGGattttcaaatataaaaataaaacatattaacatgttctttacaaaaaaaaaatattaaatatgttTTAGTAcattttattttgttaaattaattatatttttttagtatagcagatttattgaagaattttgtttttaaaattttatcaAATTAATTGAACTTCTCTTTTGAGAATTTGTTTTATTATGAATCTACATACATCTCTAATAATGTATTTAAACTTGTTTGTTGAAGTGATTGTAGTCCAATAGGCGAGGATGGTGACATGTCATATCATCCATCAAGGTATAAATTTCATTAGATATGGTGTGGGTTGTGGATCTATTTAGTTGTGGTAGTTTAGTTGAAGTAAACATTTGGCATAGTGTTAGAGTTACCAAAGGCTCCAAGTTCTAAAGATCAATTGCAAAAACCAAAACAACCTTTCACAAGATACAAGAAAATAGCATAATTTACAATAATGGATGTAAAACATTTTATATAAATATGATCAATTATTTCCGTATGAAGTATATGCAATAAAATGAACTATACATATGAGACAATGTTTATAGAGACAAGATTCAAAAATGGGTCTTACTAGGATGATGACAAGTGTCTAAATAGTATGTCATGTGACAACTAGTGATAGGATAGGATAAGATCACATCACCTAAGATATTCTAGAGAGATTTAtcactaagtaaacttaacatatgAACACGTGTGAAAAGGTTTTTACTAGAAACTAGCTAGTTAATGTACCTTATTCATACTACAAAAGGGAAAAATAGATAAGAAGCACTTTGTTCACACCAACACCCCCACCTTAACTGCAACTTAGAGGGAATGATGAACAAATGTAAATGATGCAAATATGTAAAGATGGGGGTACCCACATATAAATGCAATTCACTGCAATCTCTCACAGATAAATAAAAGGAGATAACATAGTGGGACAAAATCCTCCCAAAAAGAAAGATGAGATAAAAAGGTAATCACGTATAAGTGATAGAAGAAGTTATGAATAGAGGGCTTGTCGATAGCCCTAAGGAATACATCCATCACAAATATACAACCGATAACCCCTAATAGGAGGGAAAGGGAGTGACGATGTAGCCCTCAATGTAAAATATGTACTAACGGTAGATATTGCTCAAAAC from Cryptomeria japonica chromosome 3, Sugi_1.0, whole genome shotgun sequence harbors:
- the LOC131066809 gene encoding protein CURLY FLAG LEAF 2 isoform X6, which translates into the protein MSMDVDSANKNIVGWGSEGEVKVSELTLRHFNDHRDSTALHLYGRSTRNSSSSSSSSGSESIDFDPRELGQEQCFSSAREKSLDLKSGEVYYPSSEEATETSSEVFSIQESSKFSSIEEEDENEEAESAAMKLVGCLTCLTYFMVSAQDLKCPKCKGSSLLDFPE
- the LOC131066809 gene encoding protein CURLY FLAG LEAF 1 isoform X5, translating into MSMDVDSANKNIVGWGSEGEVKVSELTLRHFNDHRDSTALHLYGRSTRNSSSSSSSSGSESIDFDPRELGQEQCFSSAREKSLDLKSGEVYYPSSEEATETSSEVFSIQESSKFSSIEEEDENEEEAESAAMKLVGCLTCLTYFMVSAQDLKCPKCKGSSLLDFPE
- the LOC131066809 gene encoding protein CURLY FLAG LEAF 2 isoform X2, with the translated sequence MSMDVDSANKNIVGWGSEGEVKVSELTLRHFNDHRDSTALHLYGRSTRNSSSSSSSSGSESIDFDPRELGQEQCFSSAREKSLDLKSGEVYYPSSEEATETSSEVFSIQESSKFSSIEEEDENEGRLDLTMNLCISKTFKSAIKMNDDIATEEAESAAMKLVGCLTCLTYFMVSAQDLKCPKCKGSSLLDFPE